A section of the Engystomops pustulosus chromosome 3, aEngPut4.maternal, whole genome shotgun sequence genome encodes:
- the LOC140121705 gene encoding uncharacterized protein isoform X1: MKASASVPKFLTKIWALVEDQRNSEYICWSQDGNSFIVLDEERFAKEILPRHFKHNNMASFVRQLNWYGFHKVMQDETGAARHDKYCSGRYQHHFFKRGHEELLIKIKRKVTSSTGDKRVFRKAKVSVPRIEHVEEGKTGPDDMQKILTFLHQLQARQDILDTAVESLKRENESLWKEVLQLRPAQPPFETVTASQSFEQIATMQTNQPLMIDSTGNYNQLGMSKSTQNVDQAYDNRSAWTTDRKSSRGTKRSLREDPDSSAEEPSNEMLKISIPHDYESYQTDESDDVSDLSSCESEEIINEETASNHSFTKSCDKTPVTRKRTKNGIEKHIVVTKRRVEYSDSEEEEHKNYYGESGPTKKTDKSCRISCAKMGRMLKRIHQDNILLNEKVLVVEQQSLQKLSEISTVLNGLANYMMNTQNSQRPGRPASFEASRAYNSQRIHHGLFSDTTKKEYDS, encoded by the exons ATGAAGGCCAGCGCCAGTGTTCCCAAATTCCTCACCAAAATTTGGGCTCTGGTAGAGGATCAGCGGAACAGCGAATACATCTGCTGGAGCCAA GATGGAAACAGCTTCATCGTGTTGGATGAAGAAAGATTTGCAAAAGAAATCCTGCCTAGACATTTCAAACATAACAACATGGCAAGTTTTGTGAGACAGCTGAACTGGT ATGGCTTTCATAAAGTAATGCAGGATGAGACTGGTGCAGCCAGGCATGATAAATATTGTTCAGGCAGATACCAGCACCACTTTTTCAAGCGTGGTCATGAAGAGCTACTGATAAAGATAAAACGGAAGGTAACGTCAAGTACGGGAGATAAGCGGGTGTTCCGGAAGGCTAAG GTTTCGGTTCCCCGTATTGAGCATGTTGAAGAAGGTAAAACTGGTCCAGATGACATGCAGAAAATACTAACATTTCTTCACCAGCTCCAAGCAAGACAAGATATCCTTGATACAGCAGTTGAATCTCTGAAGAG GGAAAATGAGTCCTTGTGGAAGGAGGTCCTCCAGCTACGACCGGCACAGCCGCCATTTGAAACT GTCACAGCCTCACAGTCTTTTGAACAAATAGCTACGATGCAAACCAATCA GCCACTCATGATTGATAGCACTGGAAACTACAACCAACTGGGAATGTCCAAATCTACACAAAATGTTGATCAG GCCTATGACAACAGATCAGCATGGACCACCGATAGAAAATCCAGCAGGGGCACCAAGCGATCCTTAAGAGAAGATCCTGACAGCTCTGCAGAGGagcccagtaatgaaatgttgAAGATTTCTAT ACCCCACGATTATGAAAGTTACCAGACAGATGAATCTGATGATGTCTCTGATCTATCGTCGTGTGAAAGTGAAGAAATCATTAATGAAGAAACTGCCTCCAACCACTCATTTACAAAGTCATGTGATAA GACACCAGTAACGCGCAAAAGAACGAAAAATGGCATAGAGAAGCATATTGTG GTGACAAAGCGCAGAGTGGAATACAGCGACTCTGAGGAGGAGGAACACAAGAATTATTATGGGGAATCTG GCCCCACAAAGAAGACAGACAAATCTTGCAGAATATCCTGTGCCAAAATGGGACGAATGCTTAAACGAATTCACCAGGACAATATTCTACTGAATGAGAAGGTGTTGGTAGTGGAGCAACAGTCTCTCCAGAAACTTTCTGAAATCTCAACAGTATTGAACGGTTTAGCCAACTACATGATGAACACACAGAATTCACAAAGACCTGGACGTCCAGCTTCTTTTGAAGCATCAAGAGCTTATAACTCCCAGAGAATTCACCATGGATTGTTTTCT
- the LOC140121705 gene encoding uncharacterized protein isoform X2, which translates to MKASASVPKFLTKIWALVEDQRNSEYICWSQDGNSFIVLDEERFAKEILPRHFKHNNMASFVRQLNWYGFHKVMQDETGAARHDKYCSGRYQHHFFKRGHEELLIKIKRKVSVPRIEHVEEGKTGPDDMQKILTFLHQLQARQDILDTAVESLKRENESLWKEVLQLRPAQPPFETVTASQSFEQIATMQTNQPLMIDSTGNYNQLGMSKSTQNVDQAYDNRSAWTTDRKSSRGTKRSLREDPDSSAEEPSNEMLKISIPHDYESYQTDESDDVSDLSSCESEEIINEETASNHSFTKSCDKTPVTRKRTKNGIEKHIVVTKRRVEYSDSEEEEHKNYYGESGPTKKTDKSCRISCAKMGRMLKRIHQDNILLNEKVLVVEQQSLQKLSEISTVLNGLANYMMNTQNSQRPGRPASFEASRAYNSQRIHHGLFSDTTKKEYDS; encoded by the exons ATGAAGGCCAGCGCCAGTGTTCCCAAATTCCTCACCAAAATTTGGGCTCTGGTAGAGGATCAGCGGAACAGCGAATACATCTGCTGGAGCCAA GATGGAAACAGCTTCATCGTGTTGGATGAAGAAAGATTTGCAAAAGAAATCCTGCCTAGACATTTCAAACATAACAACATGGCAAGTTTTGTGAGACAGCTGAACTGGT ATGGCTTTCATAAAGTAATGCAGGATGAGACTGGTGCAGCCAGGCATGATAAATATTGTTCAGGCAGATACCAGCACCACTTTTTCAAGCGTGGTCATGAAGAGCTACTGATAAAGATAAAACGGAAG GTTTCGGTTCCCCGTATTGAGCATGTTGAAGAAGGTAAAACTGGTCCAGATGACATGCAGAAAATACTAACATTTCTTCACCAGCTCCAAGCAAGACAAGATATCCTTGATACAGCAGTTGAATCTCTGAAGAG GGAAAATGAGTCCTTGTGGAAGGAGGTCCTCCAGCTACGACCGGCACAGCCGCCATTTGAAACT GTCACAGCCTCACAGTCTTTTGAACAAATAGCTACGATGCAAACCAATCA GCCACTCATGATTGATAGCACTGGAAACTACAACCAACTGGGAATGTCCAAATCTACACAAAATGTTGATCAG GCCTATGACAACAGATCAGCATGGACCACCGATAGAAAATCCAGCAGGGGCACCAAGCGATCCTTAAGAGAAGATCCTGACAGCTCTGCAGAGGagcccagtaatgaaatgttgAAGATTTCTAT ACCCCACGATTATGAAAGTTACCAGACAGATGAATCTGATGATGTCTCTGATCTATCGTCGTGTGAAAGTGAAGAAATCATTAATGAAGAAACTGCCTCCAACCACTCATTTACAAAGTCATGTGATAA GACACCAGTAACGCGCAAAAGAACGAAAAATGGCATAGAGAAGCATATTGTG GTGACAAAGCGCAGAGTGGAATACAGCGACTCTGAGGAGGAGGAACACAAGAATTATTATGGGGAATCTG GCCCCACAAAGAAGACAGACAAATCTTGCAGAATATCCTGTGCCAAAATGGGACGAATGCTTAAACGAATTCACCAGGACAATATTCTACTGAATGAGAAGGTGTTGGTAGTGGAGCAACAGTCTCTCCAGAAACTTTCTGAAATCTCAACAGTATTGAACGGTTTAGCCAACTACATGATGAACACACAGAATTCACAAAGACCTGGACGTCCAGCTTCTTTTGAAGCATCAAGAGCTTATAACTCCCAGAGAATTCACCATGGATTGTTTTCT